A single Xiphias gladius isolate SHS-SW01 ecotype Sanya breed wild chromosome 22, ASM1685928v1, whole genome shotgun sequence DNA region contains:
- the znf1035 gene encoding zinc finger protein 1035 isoform X2, with amino-acid sequence MKRIVTLTRTSESEGSLSQHLENFIGHHDFTDTVASDEAPATNSNFNTTYYSNPSTGNSSSDCVYQRYYRETPWQADGEQMEKDYLPSCGNSDISDFATDGLPASGSFPSSFAADLQGLKQDCGMLATSFLEDYSDVSSCSDADVGETRPSCKFMASNSVPEPKTDVSTKPHSSEWLFSHTGNMFPTESLCPNMSETNVILRSPSNVKAGENIVECSQDKMEGPEKTVKCYARPDQSSTSSNVTVTGSETVQDRNNSDGCQDQKQKEDVEGNLMQGKHSDISISCHENLTGGGIKGYPDGSEEEQVTATAPNVMTTFNNEQDHLDEKVIREEMKKSFNQGNEGFDHLSSTNEQDRIMRQDKKDKIEALEKERKLSASLENETFDEQNAPNPHSTDTRGENMQTDCKEKEIKSKTSQSSDPLGIKVSHSKNDTQELRECTSTSKSNSHDVESCLKLPRHQFYESVARDGICSSPAVMSDGHLSDASDKKVKGVASHGESCLQLLSSNTDINPSLEKDRTGSVDTSDKNKQSVADHLEFTLQPDSSSAGINACLEEELTDPVERTSTAASTDPECRGPDVTSDNNEQSFSSHVESHSQPYSSRTDRRKKMTSPTQKKTTTSSTDPNSSGPGVTCGCLSTDTSVASHPKSRLQQDSSTTNIHSYVEKEWTSPAGRTNTTSPTVPECRSSALTSDSNEQSVCYSLESCLQSKASTADLNPYLKKEWKSPAENTNATSSPVKQQSPDQSPVALEPQSLGGNADENARQSFEELDTSAEEQSVLGMLYGEPLSRENSSCDTDETKPGTRKYKETSLAKPDRNSVDHSDSQTPQLKSSGQMRKHLQPVVILKTLESVNGMSNSYHCRDCRHTTHNVDNLIEHHHCCHSVHNFQFCKTCNLYLMTNERAEKHLCGVTKENPQHSSEPSLQKRRKRHGRHRCIRCRLIFSKLVQYIRHMRSHTGKTPYKCNECGLYFAQACTLQRHKRIPGRCKQAKLPVTNSDVVTSETKTPPQKDLVKIKTCANLPECYVKLVDISKTNLCSLCGKSFSTAEKAKKHFCSLHKEKSLAVPSNQRSTKLSGERTQKVECETRGKYKCPLCPRLFKYSYNRARHLRDCVRDSVCGGKEKVGGKYRCPLCHATFTLPSNRYRHIKALCLRECLNQLAKEKAKLKQKVEQKKTKEIEQKTQSKENEEKTQLKENEQKKQAPPAITAPKTVPRYKCNLCPAVFCHASGKYRHMKKHELFKLTGKMFRYRNSVFSTMSKPATSSSTKTEERKENLKSTEANSSLALSCHFCGKFFSTSQSLKKHERNHRGERPYRCLECGKGFKKRAHLIGHKIVHQRRIQCTVCRKILPTIGELIQHRSSHLKRGKLQCPDCHLQFQYPAYLLRHLDAHKHRENKAPQLEGRPPLKPQHYLESVKEQSGPKQLQCSLCKEFFDDAQVLRKHCLTHISGSSSNQCPFCKHSFSNRRYLLRHMIKHTGDKPFSCTNCGKQFYRDLYLKLHSERCVPAQTRYLVTMETNTKTKRPYQCSFCPRAFSKKIRLKGHHRGHKTNSLLLCSRCDQYFGFRKLNQHQRNCGGTTELNTGSPNGDFSKSIPQTNQNVHKMPLQSNATKMLQFKCPHCTQRFRYRSLLLRHLVSHTGVQPYACMHCGHRYRSQTMCLQHEAFCNGVYKEGPSKVISDAAPNLLSMPTLREATQKQAEGEAEYKCKFCTKTFVKSRNLRRHILTHNEVKPYRCKACDSCFSRYDHLKVHQTRCKGKRPRLEVCIPKISLDDVGKGWQNKYGIEPVKKQETFECDVCSRSFSTQSKLSRHVTMFHVTKLFKCTRCGSSFAHEKSLKKHRKMNKCRKVSNDTSASIPLGTNPPTENVTEPLHGVRSRILQRIKPSFSKKYKYVCSYCPRAFGNRWQLGVHTRLHTGEKPFACDYCGQRFIRKDYVQRHYAKCTKKQQQSKVLCDRCGGFFSKVKLENHKKICTSTPSLSKSTVCQSQQSPSQSPPKGFSCAYCSSHFLLFSQLQEHFLNAHKLETVVPPVSTAPLQQHLSNIPNIKEEPLDEICDERLSDGANLICKLDTALNSDVPKQFLCPECNISFASKAGLTGHQRVHSMEHPFNCKTCKKGFWNKSLLRNHYRKCRFGRISERNTTQQLEVPLKAEIDFALNDSVLVFKEGSTATGTGVLQTNFSCKDDLMEESPQDSEGNQVQSSSSQEKKAVQYQCSECDKSFTDGLLLISHLEDHGRQEQEKKRNTCTKCGRVCTSQGNLEKHMRMHGINQKYPCPDCSKIFYTLSDLEIHRTCHDSNRPYVCKLCNQRFWTRPSLCNHYSEDHPDDVFTCRFCNKTYSVKKSLTRHYKKWHQKEQKDLTSTLQEKSSTEQQSSSQVSTTGESDEDENNGSEDSDSDSAPYFPCHVCGKTFPTSESLEDHQRCHLGEKPHECEECGRCFFQASQLQQHQRMHKSEFQCQACGRGFVSLFALRKHKHTHGKSRPYRCSKCHFSFTGPSQLAEHMTTHREENFPCDICNRVFLSKSSRAEHRKSHSKLGDHPPPSVLRVEQEKPPSPSESSSVFTKELKYRCGVCNERFRDPEELSEHGCMAAKERPYSCSDCDKHFLHASHLKTHKTTHQLSWSSSEYPCNHCNSSFSSSEHFLSHLKTHVDTAAEIKCKTEGKDRGPSHRFICPVCHQCFASATELIGHFPTHPDSTFECRICKMTFPSEHKLEEHGRRHLTSATEFECTDCGQNFLGSDAFRKHHCSRQPNAIMDSKYSNPSAKASPPAYYKAAGDEEEIDVTGEDLYNCPRCSMQFSSKSGLLEHQNKHHLNEKPFKCEICGKTFAVRRYLKEHERRHRLKLAAQNTAQSAEKKLKCNHCHTEFNTAQDLSLHMRLHAEKEVGEYRCDMCYKSFSHWSLLKQHQESHVGEVVYECTECDKAFAFPHLLEEHQQTHAGSSQL; translated from the exons ATGAAAAg gATTGT GACTTTGACAAGGACATCAGAGTCAGAAGGAAGTCTTTCCCAGCATTTGGAGAACTTCATTGGACATCATGACTTCACCGACACAGTGGCTTCAGATGAAGCCCCTGCTACAAACTCAAACTTCAATACGACTTATTACTCAAATCCCAGTACTGGAAATTCCAGTTCAGACTGTGTTTATCAAAGATACTATAGGGAGACGCCATGGCAAGCTGATGGagaacaaatggaaaaagatTACTTGCCAAGTTGTGGAAATAGCGATATTTCAGACTTTGCCACAGATGGATTACCGGCATCAGGATCTTTTCCCTCATCTTTTGCAGCAGATTTACAAGGACTTAAGCAAGACTGTGGAATGCTAGCTACATCATTTCTTGAGGACTACTCAGATGTCAGTAGCTGCTCGGATGCAGATGTTGGTGAAACAAGACCCTCTTGTAAATTCATGGCAAGTAATTCAGTTCCAGAACCTAAAACTGATGTTAGCACAAAACCCCACTCATCAGAATGGCTTTTCAGCCATACTGGAAATATGTTTCCGACTGAGAGTCTGTGCCCTAACATGTCAGAGactaatgtaattttaagaagTCCATCAAATGTGAAGGCAGGAGAAAACATAGTTGAATGTTCACAAGACAAGATGGAAGGTCcagaaaaaactgtcaaatgttaTGCAAGACCCGATCAGTCCTCTACCTCTTCTAACGTGACAGTTACAGGGAGTGAGACTGTACAGGATAGGAATAATAGTGATGGTTGTCAGGATCAGAAACAAAAGGAGGATGTGGAGGGAAATCTCATGCAAGGAAAACACTCAGACATCTCAATAAGTTGCCATGAAAACTTGACTGGTGGTGGAATAAAGGGGTACCCAGATGGTAGTGAGGAGGAACAGGTCACTGCAACTGCTCCAAATGTAATGACTACATTTAACAATGAGCAAGATCACTTAGATGAAAAAGTCAtaagagaggaaatgaagaaatcGTTCAACCAAGGAAATGAGGGATTTGATCATCTCAGCTCCACAAATGAGCAAGATAGAATTATGAGACAGGACAAGAAGGACAAAATTGAAGCcctagaaaaagagagaaaattatcAGCCTCATTAGAAAATGAGACTTTTGATGAGCAGAATGCCCCAAATCCACACTCCACTGACACTCGAGGTGAAAATATGCAAACTGACTGTAAGGAGAAAGAAATTAAGTCAAAAACCTCTCAGTCTTCAGATCCACTGGGTATCAAGGTGTCACATTCTAAAAATGATACTCAAGAGCTGCGTGAATGTACAAGTACCTCGAAAAGCAACAGCCATGATGTTGAATCCTGTTTGAAGTTACCTAGGCATCAGTTTTATGAAAGCGTAGCTCGAGACGGTATTTGTAGTAGCCCTGCTGTGATGAGTGATGGTCATTTGAGCGATGCTAGTGACAAGAAAGTGAAAGGTGTTGCTAGTCATGGAGAATCTTGCTTACAGTTACTTagctcaaacacagacataaatccCTCACTAGAAAAAGATCGGACAGGTTCTGTTGATACTAGTGACAAGAACAAGCAAAGTGTTGCTGATCATCTAGAATTCACCTTACAACCAGACAGCTCAAGCGCAGGCATAAATGCATGTCTAGAAGAGGAATTGACAGATCCAGTGGAAAGGACAAGTACAGCCGCCTCCACAGATCCAGAATGTCGTGGCCCTGATGTGACTAGTGACAATAACGAGCAAAGTTTTTCTAGTCATGTAGAATCCCACTCACAGCCATATAGCTCACGCACAgatagaagaaagaaaatgacaagtCCAACACAGAAGAAAACTACAACCTCTTCTACAGATCCAAACAGTAGTGGTCCTGGTGTCACTTGTGGCTGTCTTTCTACTGACACTAGTGTTGCTAGTCATCCAAAATCCCGCTTACAGCAAGATAGCTCTACCACAAACATACATTCTTATGTAGAAAAAGAATGGACAAGTCCAGCAGGGAGGACAAATACAACCTCTCCTACAGTTCCAGAATGTAGGAGCTCTGCTCTTACTAGTGACAGTAATGAGCAAAGTGTTTGTTATAGTTTAGAATCTTGCTTACAGTCAAAGGCCTCAACGGCAGATTTAAATCCCTATCTAAAAAAGGAATGGAAGAGTCCAGCAGAGAATACCAATGCAACCTCTTCTCCAGTTAAACAACAGTCACCAGATCAAAGTCCAGTTGCCCTAGAACCACAAAGTCTTGGTGGAAATGCTGATGAAAATGCAAGACAGTCATTTGAAGAGCTTGACACATCTGCAGAGGAACAGTCGGTGCTTGGCATGCTGTATGGTGAACCTCTGTCAAGAGAAAACTCTTCGTGTGacacagatgaaacaaaacctggcacaagaaaatataaagaaacGTCTTTGGCCAAACCTGACAGGAACAGCGTGGACCATTCAGACAGTCAAACACCTCAACTAAAATCTTCTggacaaatgagaaaacatCTGCAGCCTGTTGTAATACTGAAGACCTTAGAGTCAGTAAATGGAATGAGTAACTCATATCATTGCAGAGACTGCCGACACACAACCCACAATGTAGATAATCTGATTGAACACCACCATTGTTGCCATTCAGTGcacaattttcagttttgcaaGACTTGTAATCTCTATCTGATGACGAATGAGcgagcagaaaaacatttgtgtggTGTCACCAAAGAAAACCCTCAGCATTCTTCTGAACCTAGCTtacagaagagaagaaaacgCCATGGCCGCCACAGGTGCATAAGGTGCAGGCTCATATTTTCAAAACTAGTTCAATATATCAGGCATATGCGGTCTCACACAGGCAAAACACCTtataaatgtaatgaatgtgGATTATATTTTGCACAGGCTTGTACCCTGCAAAGACATAAGCGTATACCTGGTAGATGCAAGCAGGCAAAACTTCCAGTTACAAATTCTGATGTTGTTACCAGCGAAACTAAAACACCACCACAAAAGGACTTGGTAAAGATCAAAACTTGTGCAAATCTGCCCGAATGTTATGTAAAGCTTGTTGACATCTCCAAGACTAATCTGTGTAGTTTATGTGGTAAAAGCTTCTCAACTGCAGAGAAGGCCAAAAAGCACTTCTGCAGCTTACACAAGGAAAAGAGTTTGGCAGTTCCATCAAATCAGCGTAGCACAAAACTCAGTGGTGAGAGAACTCAAAAAGTAGAGTGTGAGACAagaggaaaatataaatgtCCTCTTTGTCCACGGCTTTTCAAGTACTCCTACAACAGAGCTCGGCATTTGCGTGACTGTGTCAGAGATTCAGTATGTGGTGGCAAGGAGAAAGTTGGCGGCAAATATCGGTGTCCCTTGTGCCACGCAACCTTTACTTTACCATCCAACCGATATAGACATATTAAGGCATTGTGCCTCAGAGAATGTCTAAATCAGCTTGCAAAAGAGAAGGCAAAATTGAAGCAAAaggttgaacaaaaaaaaacaaaggaaattgagcagaaaacacagtcaaaggaaaatgaagaaaaaacacagttaaaggaaaatgaacagaaaaaacaagcaccTCCAGCTATAACAGCCCCCAAGACTGTTCCACGTTACAAATGCAATCTTTGTCCAGCAGTTTTCTGTCATGCTTCTGGAAAATACAGACATATGAAGAAACATGAGTTGTTTAAACTCACTGGCAAAATGTTCAGGTACAGGAATTCAGTGTTCTCTACCATGTCTAAACCAGCAACTTCAAGTAGTACAAAGActgaagagagaaaggagaattTAAAATCAACTGAAGCAAATAGCAGTCTTGCCCTGAGCTGtcatttttgtggaaaattttTTAGCACATCACAGTCACTGAAGAAACACGAGCGCAATCACAGAGGTGAAAGACCGTACCGCTGTCTGGAATGTGGAAAAGGATTCAAAAAACGTGCCCATCTGATTGGTCATAAAATTGTTCACCAGAGGAGGATACAGTGCACAGTCTGCCGAAAGATTCTTCCAACTATTGGAGAACTGATCCAACACAGAAGCTCTCATCTTAAAAGGGGAAAGCTTCAATGCCCAGACTGTCATCTACAGTTCCAGTATCCTGCATATCTCCTTAGGCATCTAGATGCCCACAAACATAGAGAAAACAAGGCACCTCAGCTTGAAGGGAGACCACCATTAAAACCACAGCACTACTTGGAATCTGTGAAAGAGCAGAGTGGACCGAAACAGCTACAGTGTTCCTTATGCAAAGAGTTTTTTGATGATGCTCAAGTACTTAGAAAACATTGTCTTACACACATATCTGGGTCCTCATCAAACCAATGTCCATTTTGCAAACATAGTTTCTCTAATCGCCGCTATTTGCTGCGCCACATGATCAAACATACTGGAGACAAACCCTTCTCCTGCACAAACTGTGGAAAACAGTTTTACCGTGACTTGTACCTTAAACTGCACAGTGAGAGGTGTGTGCCTGCTCAAACCAGATATCTTGTCACAATGGAGACCAACACTAAGACAAAGAGACCATATCAGTGTTCATTTTGTCCACGGGCATTTTCTAAGAAAATCCGCTTGAAAGGTCATCACCGAGGACACAAGACAAACTCGCTACTTCTATGCTCAAGATGTGACCAGTACTTTGGatttagaaaattaaatcaacatCAGAGGAACTGCGGGGGGACTACAGAGCTCAACACTGGCTCTCCTAATGGCGATTTCAGTAAGAGCATCCCTCAGACGAACCAGAATGTCCATAAAATGCCTTTACAGTCCAATGCTACCAAGATGCTTCAGTTTAAATGCCCTCACTGTACACAGAGGTTCAGGTACAGATCATTACTCTTGAGACATCTTGTTTCACATACTGGTGTGCAACCGTATGCATGTATGCACTGTGGCCACAGATATCGAAGTCAGACAATGTGCTTGCAACATGAAGCTTTCTGTAATGGAGTTTACAAAGAGGGGCCATCAAAAGTCATAAGTGATGCTGCACCAAACTTGTTAAGCATGCCAACTCTGAGAGAGGCAACACAGAAGCAAGCAGAAGGTGAAGCCGAGTACAAGTGCAAATTTTGCACAAAGACTTTCGTGAAATCACGAAACCTGAGACGTCACATTTTAACACATAATGAAGTGAAGCCTTATCGCTGTAAAGCCTGTGACAGCTGCTTTTCAAGGTATGATCATCTGAAAGTACATCAGACCCGCTGTAAAGGGAAAAGACCACGACTGGAAGTCTGTATTCCCAAAATCAGTTTAGATGACGTTGGCAAGGGTTGGCAAAATAAGTATGGCATTGAGCCTGTCAAAAAGCAGGAGACATTTGAGTGTGATGTCTGTTCGAGAAGCTTCTCGACTCAGTCTAAACTTTCCCGACATGTCACTATGTTCCATGTTACAAAATTATTCAAGTGCACACGCTGTGGCTCGTCATTCGCTCATGAAAAATCTCTGAAGAAGCACAGGAAGATGAACAAGTGCAGAAAGGTCTCCAATGATACAAGTGCTTCTATACCTCTGGGAACTAATCCACcaacagaaaatgtgacagaaCCACTTCATGGGGTGAGAAGTCGAATTCTACAGAGGATCAAGCCTTCTTTTagcaaaaagtacaaatatGTATGTAGTTATTGTCCCCGTGCTTTTGGAAACCGCTGGCAATTAGGCGTGCACACCCGCCTGCACACGGGAGAGAAGCCATTTGCCTGTGATTATTGTGGTCAGAGATTTATAAGGAAGGATTATGTGCAGCGTCATTACGCAAAGTGCAccaagaaacagcagcaaagtaAAGTGCTCTGTGACCGATGTGGAGGATTTTTCTCTAAGGTCAAGcttgaaaatcacaaaaaaatttgCACTTCAACTCCAAGCTTATCAAAGTCAACAGTTTGCCAAAGTCAACAGTCACCCTCTCAAAGCCCACCAAAAGGCTTTTCTTGTGCATACTGTAGTTCtcattttttgctattttcacAGCTCCAAgagcattttttaaatgcacacaaGCTGGAAACAGTGGTTCCACCCGTGTCTACTGCACCCCTACAACAACACCTGTCAAATATACCAAACATCAAAGAGGAGCCTTTGGATGAGATTTGTGACGAACGGCTTAGTGATGGTGCTAATTTAATATGTAAATTAGATACAGCTCTTAATAGTGATGTACCAAAACAGTTTCTCTGCCCAGAGTGCAACATTTCCTTTGCAAGTAAAGCTGGACTAACTGGTCATCAACGTGTACACTCAATGGAGCACCCTTTTAACTGTAAAACATGCAAGAAAGGCTTCTGGAATAAGAGTCTTCTCCGTAATCACTACAGGAAATGCAGATTTGGACGCATTTCAGAGAGGAATACAACCCAACAGTTGGAAGTCCCCTTGAAAGCAGAGATTGACTTTGCGCTGAATGACTCTGTTCTAGTGTTCAAAGAAGGCTCTACAGCAACTGGCACTGGGGTTTTGCAGACCAACTTTTCCTGCAAAGATGATTTAATGGAAGAATCCCCACAAGATTCAGAGGGAAATCAGGTGCAAAGCAGCTCAAGTCAAGAGAAGAAAGCTGTGCAGTACCAATGTTCAGAATGTGATAAGAGCTTCACAGATGGCTTATTGCTCATTAGTCACCttgaagaccatggaagacagGAACAAGAGAAAAAGCGCAATACATGTACTAAGTGTGGACGAGTGTGCACTAGTCAAGGAAATCTTGAAAAACACATGAGGATGCATGGAATTAACCAGAAATACCCTTGTCCTGATTGCTCCAAGATTTTTTACACCTTATCTGATCTTGAAATCCATAGAACATGTCATGACTCAAATAGACCTTATGTTTGCAAACTGTGTAATCAGAGGTTTTGGACAAGACCGTCTTTATGCAATCATTACAGTGAAGACCATCCAGATGATGTATTTACCTGTCGTTTCTGTAACAAGACCTATTCAGTCAAAAAATCACTAACAAGACACTATAAAAAGTGGCATCAAAAAGAGCAGAAGGACCTCACGAGTACTTTACAGGAAAAGAGCAGCACTGAACAACAATCCAGTAGTCAAGTTAGTACAACTGGGGAAAGTGATGAGGATGAAAATAACGGCAGTGAGGACAGTGACTCAGACTCTGCACCATACTTCCCGTGCCATGTATGCGGCAAGACATTCCCAACATCAGAAAGTCTTGAGGATCATCAACGGTGTCATCTGGGCGAAAAACCACACGAATGTGAAGAATGTGGTAGATGTTTTTTCCAGGCTtcccagctgcagcagcatcaACGAATGCACAAGTCTGAATTTCAGTGTCAGGCATGCGGCAGgggttttgtttctctctttgcacTGCGTAAACATAAGCATACTCATGGCAAGAGCCGTCCATATCGTTGCTCTAAGTGTCACTTCAGTTTCACAGGACCCTCACAGTTAGCAGAACACATGACTACCCACCGTGAAGAGAACTTCCCATGTGATATATGCAATCGTGTGTTTCTCTCCAAGAGTAGTAGAGCTGAGCATCGGAAAAGCCACTCCAAATTAGGTGACCATCCCCCGCCTTCAGTTTTGAGGGTAGAGCAGGAAAAGCCTCCTTCACCTTCTGAAAGCTCATCAGTATTCACCAAAGAACTTAAATATCGCTGTGGTGTTTGTAATGAGCGTTTCAGAGACCCAGAGGAGCTCTCAGAGCACGGTTGCATGGCAGCCAAAGAGCGACCATACTCATGTTCAGACTGTGATAAACATTTTCTGCATGCATCTCACCTGAAAACACATAAGACCACCCATCAACTATCATGGTCAAGTAGTGAATATCCATGTAATCACTGCAACAGtagtttttcctcctctgagcACTTTCTCAGCCATCTTAAGACCCATGTTGATACTGCAGcagaaattaaatgtaaaactgaaggTAAAGATAGAGGACCTTCACACCGCTTCATATGTCCAGTTTGCCATCAGTGTTTTGCCAGTGCCACTGAATTAATTGGTCATTTTCCCACACATCCTGATAGTACATTTGAATGCAGAATTTGCAAAAtgacatttccctctgaacaCAAGCTTGAAGAACATGGGCGCCGTCACCTGACATCGGCTACTGAATTTGAATGCACAGATTGTGGCCAGAACTTTTTGGGAAGCGATGCTTTCCGCAAGCACCACTGTTCCCGTCAACCGAATGCAATAATGGACTCCAAATACTCAAATCCATCAGCTAAGGCATCCCCTCCTGCCTATTATAAAGCAGCAGGAGACGAGGAGGAGATTGATGTTACTGGAGAGGACTTGTACAATTGCCCTCGTTGCTCAATGCAGTTCTCCTCCAAAAGTGGTCTCTTGGAGCATCAAAATAAACACCACCTAAATGAGAAGCCATTCAAATGTGAGATTTGTGGGAAAACTTTTGCAGTGCGGCGGTACCTTAAAGAGCATGAGCGAAGGCATCGCTTAAAATTGGCTGCTCAAAACACAGCTCAGTCAGCCGAAAAGAAGTTGAAATGTAACCATTGCCACACCGAATTCAATACAGCACAAGATCTGTCTTTGCATATGAGACTGCACGCTGAAAAAGAAGTCGGAGAGTACCGTTGTGATATGTGCTACAAGTCATTCAGCCACTGGTCTCTTCTTAAGCAGCACCAAGAAAGTCATGTTGGTGAAGTTGTATATGAATGCACAGAATGTGACAAAGCCTTTGCTTTTCCTCACCTACTAGAGGAACATCAACAAACTCATGCTGGTTCCTCTCAGTTATGA